A genomic region of uncultured Roseibium sp. contains the following coding sequences:
- a CDS encoding OmpA family protein has translation MDWKTEPSSRWAIAPVRSFSGGEIITAGFYHYKLRNRDTNDVCTIAFYGIGGGLSVVPAAYSENLRYYYKNLRSKRPTSFQDLNLRRAQLVIGSIQALSGQNASGFVLNILDGYSSYSKPLMVYKSISGSGDFGYEDSIGTPTAGIDIHDGLIHVKWDEVERGLPDHDDPITPEWNDPVIPYEDPPAPPPRGKKKVRLEADVLFGFDRHDLRPEAISRLGAVAYEINKRTAPSVTIEGHADSTGRDGYNQRLSLRRAEAVKKWFVSKGVYHAPDFSVVGKGESEPIADNGTPAGRAQNRRVEITIE, from the coding sequence ATGGATTGGAAAACAGAGCCATCTTCGCGCTGGGCGATTGCACCCGTGCGTTCGTTCTCGGGCGGTGAGATCATCACTGCCGGATTTTATCACTACAAGCTGCGCAACAGGGACACCAACGATGTCTGCACGATCGCGTTCTACGGGATCGGCGGGGGCCTGTCCGTCGTTCCGGCGGCCTACAGCGAGAACCTCAGATACTATTACAAGAATCTGCGGTCGAAGCGCCCGACCAGTTTTCAGGACCTGAACCTGCGCCGCGCCCAGCTGGTCATCGGATCCATCCAGGCCCTCAGCGGGCAGAATGCATCCGGTTTCGTCCTGAACATCCTCGACGGGTATTCCAGCTACTCCAAGCCGCTCATGGTCTACAAGTCGATCAGCGGTTCGGGCGATTTCGGCTACGAAGACAGCATCGGCACGCCGACCGCCGGCATCGATATTCATGACGGGCTGATCCACGTGAAGTGGGACGAGGTCGAACGCGGCCTGCCCGATCATGATGACCCGATCACACCCGAGTGGAATGACCCGGTCATTCCCTACGAGGACCCGCCGGCACCGCCGCCGCGCGGCAAGAAGAAAGTGCGTCTGGAGGCGGACGTCCTGTTCGGCTTCGACCGCCACGATCTGCGTCCCGAAGCGATCTCCCGGCTCGGTGCGGTCGCCTACGAGATCAACAAGCGGACGGCTCCCAGCGTCACCATCGAAGGGCATGCGGACTCCACAGGGCGGGACGGCTACAACCAGAGACTGTCGCTCCGGCGCGCCGAAGCGGTGAAGAAGTGGTTTGTCAGCAAGGGCGTCTACCATGCGCCGGACTTTTCGGTCGTCGGCAAGGGGGAAAGCGAACCGATCGCCGACAACGGCACTCCGGCCGGACGGGCGCAGAACCGCCGCGTCGAGATCACGATCGAATAG
- a CDS encoding DUF1629 domain-containing protein yields the protein MSSDFVWAMGRQEEAGFLVERKFLDGDPRKIEYVDTTLDMGDNPLFEAGRMYAGRDVKPEHIPTKMMWSSKKHRPYDVFKQRGLILVSQEFKDIVERFEPDTHQFFPIEVVYKDGSHARLMYFINICARVDTMSRAHTTAKMLHGISWDPSSGEFVFSKDQIGSRKVWIDKHVIRGLFFSNDIKDEIEKEKLTGAVFNGFPVV from the coding sequence ATGAGCAGTGATTTTGTCTGGGCAATGGGACGCCAAGAAGAAGCCGGTTTTCTCGTGGAGCGAAAGTTCCTCGATGGGGACCCCCGAAAGATTGAATATGTCGATACGACCCTGGATATGGGAGATAATCCGTTATTCGAAGCGGGTAGAATGTATGCCGGTAGAGACGTAAAGCCGGAGCATATTCCCACGAAAATGATGTGGTCCAGCAAGAAGCATCGTCCTTATGATGTCTTCAAGCAGCGTGGACTTATCCTGGTTTCCCAGGAGTTCAAGGACATAGTCGAGAGATTTGAGCCAGATACGCATCAATTCTTCCCGATCGAAGTCGTTTATAAAGACGGGTCCCATGCGCGGCTAATGTATTTCATTAACATCTGCGCTCGCGTCGACACGATGAGCCGCGCACATACAACGGCAAAGATGCTCCACGGCATTTCCTGGGATCCTTCATCAGGCGAATTTGTCTTCAGTAAAGATCAGATAGGCAGCCGTAAGGTCTGGATCGACAAACACGTCATACGCGGTCTGTTCTTTTCAAACGACATCAAGGACGAAATCGAAAAAGAAAAACTGACAGGAGCCGTCTTCAACGGATTTCCGGTTGTGTAG